A region from the Vicia villosa cultivar HV-30 ecotype Madison, WI linkage group LG3, Vvil1.0, whole genome shotgun sequence genome encodes:
- the LOC131655523 gene encoding RING-H2 finger protein ATL78, which translates to MYATTSFVSPLLHDLEIFHSRRMLLHSPINQPSNLGNPPISTNIHDSSKESSYLGDGNFDANVVMVLSVLLCALICSLCLNSIIRCALKCSNLVVTSGGGSHHANTPAQATNTGIKKKALKTFTTVSYSAELNLPSLDSECVICLSEFTNGDKVRLLPKCNHGFHVRCIDKWLSSHSSCPKCRQCLIETCKKIVGSQGSSSQLPQPMLFPVPETIVTIVPLEHEGLVRDYREVS; encoded by the coding sequence ATGTATGCTACTACTTCCTTTGTTTCACCACTTCTCCATGACCTTGAAATTTTCCACTCAAGAAGGATGTTACTTCACTCTCCAATTAACCAACCATCAAATTTAGGTAATCCTCCAATTTCCACAAATATTCATGATTCAAGTAAAGAATCATCCTATCTTGGAGATGGTAATTTTGATGCAAATGTTGTTATGGTACTCTCTGTCCTATTATGTGCTCTTATTTGTTCACTTTGTTTGAACTCAATCATAAGGTGTGCATTAAAGTGTTCCAATTTAGTTGTGACGAGTGGTGGTGGTAGTCATCACGCTAACACTCCAGCTCAAGCGACAAACACTGGAATCAAGAAGAAAGCTTTGAAGACTTTCACCACGGTGAGTTATTCGGCCGAGTTGAATCTTCCGAGTTTGGACTCAGAGTGTGTGATATGTTTGTCAGAATTCACTAACGGTGATAAGGTGCGCCTTTTGCCAAAGTGTAACCACGGATTTCATGTTCGTTGTATTGACAAATGGCTAAGTTCGCATTCGTCGTGTCCTAAATGTAGACAATGTCTTATTGAGACATGTAAAAAAATTGTTGGATCACAAGGTAGTTCATCTCAATTACCTCAGCCTATGTTGTTTCCTGTTCCAGAAACAATTGTAACTATAGTGCCACTTGAACATGAAGGTTTGGTGCGAGACTATAGGGAGGTTAGCTAG
- the LOC131657939 gene encoding uncharacterized protein LOC131657939 produces the protein MEKWRNIPFSKEEEEGVEAEPDEVNGDDSFQRSLAGKLWTDSSFNIRAFKSTMVAAWKLRNPVEIQELSKNLFVFKFSTKRDLESVWKNGPWSFDRALLVLSRITGEEQPADLSMHYGVFWTRVYELPLVLRSEAMARKLGNIMGNFEEMDTKEAYRNGRFLRIKVSLDLRKPLKRGTVVKFKEKNLRAHFKYERLPTFCYICGRIGHQLKDCESLEELNEEGFEDLDEQDLSFGNWLRASPLPKMVEEQKSKESSSGTCSKNLFNAPSSQSRCGTKEKEKGREEAEVVQSRLKETGAGEGDPPHSKRKETLVDVEGVAESLEAVLLTAVDDNPMTKTDSAGTKPRKWIRKKNVKRAGNSSQSNKALEVGKRQLVEVQIMEGSVEDMGIGDRKRRQVGDKEKTQETRPEVVLVDQHRLPQ, from the coding sequence ATGGAGAAGTGGAGGAATATCCCATTTTCAAAAGAAGAAGAGGAGGGCGTAGAAGCAGAGCCAGATGAAGTTAACGGCGACGACTCATTTCAACGGTCACTAGCAGGGAAGCTATGGACAGACAGCAGCTTCAACATTCGGGCGTTTAAGAGTACTATGGTGGCGGCCTGGAAACTTAGGAACCCAGTTGAGATTCAGGAACTGAGCAAAAATCTGTTTGTGTTCAAGTTCTCAACAAAAAGAGATCTGGAATCGGTGTGGAAGAATGGCCCATGGAGTTTTGATAGAGCCCTTTTAGTCCTCTCGAGAATAACGGGAGAGGAGCAACCGGCGGATCTAAGCATGCACTACGGTGTCTTCTGGACGAGGGTTTATGAGCTTCCCTTGGTCTTGAGATCTGAAGCTATGGCGAGGAAGCTGGGGAATATAATGGGCAACTTTGAAGAAATGGACACTAAGGAGGCTTACCGAAATGGCAGATTTCTCAGGATTAAAGTCTCCCTGGATCTGAGAAAGCCATTGAAGAGAGGGACAGTGGTGAAATTCAAAGAGAAAAATCTAAGGGCTCATTTCAAGTATGAGCGACTTCCTACATTTTGCTACATATGTGGGAGAATTGGCCACCAGCTGAAGGATTGTGAATCCTTGGAGGAACTGAATGAAGAAGGCTTTGAagatcttgatgaacaagatctCTCGTTCGGGAACTGGCTAAGAGCATCTCCGCTCCCTAAGATGGTGGAGGAACAAAAATCTAAAGAGTCAAGCTCTGGCACATGCAGCAAAAATTTGTTCAATGCTCCCTCTAGCCAGAGTAGATGCGGcacgaaagaaaaagaaaaaggaagagaaGAGGCGGAGGTAGTCCAAAGTAGATTGAAAGAGACAGGTGCGGGCGAAGGTGATCCTCCCCATTCAAAGCGGAAGGAAACATTGGTGGATGTAGAAGGAGTAGCGGAGTCGTTGGAAGCAGTCCTGTTAACGGCGGTAGATGACAATCCGATGACTAAAACTGACTCAGCTGGCACCAAACCTAGGAAGTGGATTAGGAAAAAGAATGTTAAGAGAGCAGGTAATTCCAGTCAGTCTAACAAAGCTCTAGAGGTAGGGAAGAGACAGCTTGTTGAAGTCCAGATTATGGAGGGCTCTGTGGAGGATATGGGGATAGGTGATAGGAAAAGGAGACAAGTTGGAGACAAGGAGAAAACTCAAGAAACAAGACCAGAGGTGGTGTTGGTAGACCAACACCGCCTGCCCCAATGA